In Tepidanaerobacter syntrophicus, the following are encoded in one genomic region:
- the lspA gene encoding signal peptidase II, translating into MPYIILSIFIAGLDLITKYQVQKTMDPFDSIPIIKNVFHITYVQNTGAAFSILSGRIFLFISASIIIISAITFILIKYPIKQKALGIALAMVLGGAAGNFIDRMRYGYVIDFLDFRIWPVFNVADCAIVIGTIILGYFLLFRLDSEKLEFKNGRRLD; encoded by the coding sequence TTGCCATATATTATTTTAAGTATATTTATAGCGGGCTTAGATCTTATAACAAAATATCAAGTTCAAAAAACAATGGATCCGTTCGATTCGATTCCTATAATAAAAAATGTCTTCCATATAACTTATGTGCAAAATACAGGAGCAGCATTTAGTATATTAAGTGGAAGAATTTTTTTGTTCATTTCAGCTTCTATAATTATTATTTCCGCAATAACATTTATATTAATAAAATATCCCATCAAACAAAAGGCATTGGGCATTGCCCTTGCTATGGTTTTGGGGGGAGCGGCAGGCAATTTTATAGACAGAATGAGGTATGGATATGTAATTGACTTTTTAGATTTTAGGATTTGGCCTGTTTTTAACGTGGCGGATTGTGCCATTGTTATTGGAACAATAATTTTAGGATATTTTCTTCTTTTCCGCTTAGATTCGGAAAAACTAGAATTTAAGAATGGCAGGAGGTTAGATTGA